The Macrobrachium nipponense isolate FS-2020 chromosome 1, ASM1510439v2, whole genome shotgun sequence genome includes a window with the following:
- the LOC135219788 gene encoding uncharacterized protein LOC135219788 yields the protein MPKGFLVKRREEEMSALDMVVPYRPWRSDPSSLPSSTSPSSSSSSFSITSKTASSSILALADSQDQPVDFSLRNRHDSGSKDIPSPREDRLPASEGCVEGVKEVLHVRGHDKGSRLLVRTPDSGFSSPSDSDFYRRSVYQLQQPRIPARIPSDVTTPTPDVVEQTTPLALIKKKASVHIDDGDDIAGALHVSTVHPSPSDTSGHFHGFHVSIPRLDDPRYLIPPQTSPYHLLSPTLYWPHGSSPLRSPIPYTSPLGRSPYDLTFTSVPMRSPQEGLNLSLRPPGSPRHSTPIKIPSKSPVSSATAASATTTTPQKRKSQSTASGTPEKKAKTTKKSKASRRLNFDEDKSSPVSGTIIRELEEGEEPLVVRKGDIDPAYNVVEITEEAKAELAKIDNKIGDYVCRLCKEMYDDAFGLAQHRCSRIIHVEYRCPECDKVFNCPANLASHRRWHKPKTSIATPTPSTSANSVTTSKSEIGGDLLAGKEYNENNNNNNSTNNKNHLLKGPPALVPLPHFLNMSSRDDEESIEGDHQYECDLCMKKFKRQSYLRKHLATHRGDALDGGDGSSEVVAPGPSHASQPPPLTPLLSPPFPGEVLPCHLCAAAFYTPAALELHLESAHMNLDHHPPTSSTLHIPRPQFSPRGHLLTQTSAPPPQPPPPPPPPPPPHLLHRPHQISAPT from the coding sequence ATGCCTAAAGGTTTCCTggtgaaaagaagagaagaagaaatgagTGCTTTGGATATGGTGGTTCCCTACAGGCCGTGGCGAAGTGACCCGTCCTCATTACCCTCCTctacttccccctcctcctcctcctcctccttctccatcaCTTCAAAGACCGCTTCCTCCTCCATCCTCGCCCTTGCCGATTCCCAAGACCAGCCAGTGGATTTCAGTCTACGCAACAGACATGACAGTGGAAGCAAGGATATTCCGTCACCTCGTGAGGACAGACTACCTGCCTCCGAAGGGTGCGTCGAGGGAGTCAAAGAAGTGTTGCATGTACGCGGTCACGACAAAGGTAGTCGCCTGCTCGTGAGAACGCCCGACTCTGGTTTCAGTAGTCCTTCCGACAGCGACTTCTACAGGAGATCTGTCTACCAGCTGCAGCAACCTCGAATACCAGCCAGAATTCCCTCCGACGTCACGACCCCGACTCCTGACGTCGTGGAGCAGACGACGCCCTTAGCTCTCATCAAGAAAAAGGCAAGTGTCCACATCGACGACGGCGATGACATCGCTGGTGCCCTTCACGTTTCCACAGTGCATCCCTCCCCTTCAGACACCAGCGGTCACTTTCACGGGTTCCACGTCTCCATACCGAGACTAGACGACCCGCGCTACCTGATCCCACCGCAGACAAGTCCATACCACCTGTTGTCTCCCACGCTGTACTGGCCGCATGGCTCCTCCCCTCTAAGATCTCCTATACCTTACACATCCCCCCTCGGGCGATCTCCTTATGATCTCACTTTTACCTCTGTTCCTATGAGAAGCCCCCAGGAAGGCCTTAACCTGTCCCTTCGCCCCCCTGGCTCGCCCCGTCACAGCACGCCCATCAAAATCCCATCCAAATCCCCGGTGTCAAGCGCCACTGCTGCTTCCGCCACCACCACCACGCCCCAAAAACGAAAGTCGCAAAGCACAGCCTCCGGAACCCCGGAGAAGAAGGCCAAGACGACCAAGAAGTCCAAAGCGTCCAGACGTCTCAATTTCGACGAGGACAAATCATCTCCCGTTTCCGGCACCATCATCCGAGAACTCGAAGAAGGTGAGGAACCTTTAGTCGTTCGAAAAGGGGACATCGACCCCGCTTATAACGTTGTTGAGATCACAGAAGAAGCAAAAGCAGAGTTGGCAAAAATCGACAACAAGATCGGCGACTACGTTTGCCGACTTTGCAAGGAAATGTACGACGATGCCTTTGGTTTAGCACAACACAGGTGTTCCAGAATCATACACGTAGAATACAGATGTCCAGAGTGCGACAAAGTTTTCAACTGCCCGGCTAACCTGGCTTCCCACAGAAGATGGCACAAACCGAAGACCTCTATAGCAACTCCCACACCCAGCACCAGTGCCAACAGTGTCACTACATCCAAAAGTGAAATAGGCGGCGACCTTCTCGCAGGAAAGGAAtacaatgaaaacaataacaacaacaacagcaccaacAACAAAAACCACCTTCTGAAGGGACCTCCTGCATTGGTTCCTCTCCCTCATTTCTTGAACATGTCATCGAGGGATGACGAGGAATCCATCGAGGGCGACCACCAGTACGAGTGCGATCTCtgtatgaaaaaatttaaacGTCAGTCATACTTAAGAAAGCATCTGGCGACCCACCGAGGCGATGCCCTCGATGGAGGCGACGGAAGCAGTGAGGTAGTAGCGCCCGGACCCTCTCACGCCTCTCAGCCTCCGCCTCTGACGCCCTTGCTGTCGCCTCCTTTCCCAGGAGAAGTTCTCCCCTGCCATTTGTGCGCTGCGGCTTTTTACACGCCGGCAGCTTTGGAGCTTCACCTCGAATCTGCGCACATGAATCTCGACCATCATCCTCCAACATCCTCCACGCTGCACATTCCTCGTCCCCAATTCTCGCCGAGAGGTCACCTCCTGACGCAGACTTCCGCGCCTCCGCCACAACCTCCCCCTCCACCGCCGCCGCCTCCACCTCCACACCTCTTACATCGGCCACATCAAATTTCGGCGCCTACTTAG